Proteins encoded in a region of the Planococcus shixiaomingii genome:
- a CDS encoding aminotransferase class I/II-fold pyridoxal phosphate-dependent enzyme, translating into MQGMILAAGMGKRLKELTDNNTKSMVKVNGVTMIERMLRQLDDLKLSKIVLVIGYKGKELTDFVSTLGITTPIEYIENEIYDKTNNIYSLFMAREYLLMEDTLLLESDLIFESAVVSKIIENPYPSLALVAKYESWMDGTVVTLDEENNIKSFLGKKDFKYEDSPSYYKTVNIYKFSKEFSASHYVPFLEAYSKALGNNEYYEQVLKVITMLEKPEIKATLLEEESWYEIDDAQDLDIAESIFAVSPEDKLNKIQSRYGGYWRYPGLIDFCYLVNPFYPSPKILDEIKANLERLVCDYPSGMGINSLLAAKYFGLKKEHVVVGNGAAEIIKSLMEILPGKIGMAVPTFEEYPNRKRKDDIVPFYPKNHNYSYTANDLMEFYENEEISLLLLINPDNPSGNYISKEDILGIAAWAESKKITFIVDESFVDFAEEEGATLLQEEILSCHPNLVVLKSISKSFGVPGLRLGILAAYNTELIDEIKKDVAIWNINSFGEFYMQIFEKYKDDYKEGMRRFQNVRRDYIEDLSSVKGLRVVPSQANYVLCEVLGSHKAKDVTEALLDRFNLLIKDLSQKNGLNGEYVRIAVKRSEENDKLVAALKEILE; encoded by the coding sequence ATGCAAGGGATGATATTAGCGGCTGGTATGGGAAAGCGCCTTAAAGAACTAACAGATAATAATACAAAAAGTATGGTAAAGGTGAATGGGGTCACTATGATTGAAAGAATGCTTCGCCAACTCGATGATCTCAAACTTTCAAAGATTGTCTTAGTGATCGGCTACAAAGGAAAAGAGCTAACAGACTTTGTTTCTACTTTAGGCATCACTACGCCAATCGAATATATAGAAAATGAAATCTACGATAAGACAAATAACATTTATTCGCTTTTCATGGCAAGAGAGTACCTGTTAATGGAAGACACATTGCTTTTGGAATCAGATTTGATCTTTGAAAGCGCTGTTGTAAGTAAAATAATTGAAAATCCATATCCTAGCCTCGCCTTGGTAGCGAAGTATGAAAGTTGGATGGACGGTACTGTCGTTACTTTAGACGAAGAAAACAATATAAAAAGTTTTTTAGGTAAAAAGGATTTTAAATATGAAGATAGCCCAAGCTACTATAAAACAGTAAATATCTATAAATTCAGCAAAGAATTTTCTGCGAGCCATTACGTACCTTTTTTAGAAGCTTACAGTAAAGCGCTTGGAAACAATGAGTATTATGAGCAAGTACTTAAAGTAATTACAATGTTAGAAAAGCCGGAAATAAAGGCCACTCTGCTAGAAGAAGAGTCTTGGTATGAAATAGACGATGCACAAGATCTAGATATAGCTGAATCTATTTTTGCCGTTTCTCCCGAAGACAAATTAAATAAAATTCAGAGTAGATATGGCGGTTATTGGAGATATCCCGGGTTAATTGACTTTTGTTATTTAGTAAATCCTTTTTATCCATCTCCGAAAATACTGGATGAAATTAAAGCTAATCTTGAACGATTAGTTTGTGATTATCCTTCTGGAATGGGAATTAACAGCCTATTAGCTGCAAAGTATTTTGGATTGAAAAAAGAACATGTAGTCGTTGGAAATGGAGCGGCTGAAATAATAAAATCACTGATGGAAATTCTTCCTGGAAAAATTGGAATGGCTGTACCGACATTTGAAGAATACCCAAATCGGAAACGGAAAGATGATATTGTGCCTTTTTATCCGAAAAATCATAATTATTCCTACACGGCAAACGATTTAATGGAGTTCTATGAAAACGAGGAAATTTCCCTTTTGCTATTGATCAATCCTGACAATCCTTCAGGAAACTATATTAGTAAGGAAGATATTTTGGGAATCGCGGCATGGGCGGAAAGCAAAAAGATTACCTTCATTGTGGATGAATCATTTGTCGACTTCGCGGAAGAAGAAGGTGCTACTTTACTACAAGAAGAAATTTTATCTTGTCATCCTAATTTAGTCGTCCTAAAGAGCATTTCTAAATCTTTTGGTGTCCCTGGACTTCGTCTTGGTATTCTTGCTGCATACAACACAGAGCTGATTGATGAAATAAAGAAAGATGTAGCCATTTGGAATATCAATTCCTTTGGAGAATTTTATATGCAAATTTTTGAGAAGTATAAAGACGATTACAAAGAAGGCATGAGGAGATTTCAAAATGTAAGACGTGATTATATTGAGGACCTTTCTAGCGTTAAAGGCTTACGAGTTGTACCTTCTCAAGCAAACTATGTGCTTTGTGAAGTCCTAGGATCTCACAAAGCAAAAGATGTAACAGAAGCCTTGCTGGACAGATTTAATCTATTAATTAAAGATTTATCACAAAAAAATGGCTTGAATGGGGAGTATGTGCGAATAGCAGTAAAGCGGTCGGAAGAAAATGATAAGTTGGTTGCAGCTTTAAAAGAGATTTTAGAATAG